From the Maniola jurtina chromosome Z, ilManJurt1.1, whole genome shotgun sequence genome, one window contains:
- the LOC123880108 gene encoding uncharacterized protein LOC123880108 isoform X1, with product MPNQNDSLFLLEVLIDKVVFVKSPCFSDKDFRTCVNIQCPGVEPLEICDDEPGACIAKSTGPFIKSFNNGKSCLFSLTESDISKAMAKYPIKISVYKSLPCGCLPTKITMGECEIDMTKEFVEARKTFLEDPTNVSYQALKDSFRIVGPDGSETGEIVMFLRISCFGNLIITKFQGPGGSPNLGNERGSAIVDRSCAPNKDFQSIQDPCACGAARGSVGGTTGAGQPCDVRGGTGVCTPARDPYNSMPCENPDDPCYCSGPKSQPKEQMVCRNTDQYCLHVPKGTWLKMPSYQELKNEKSLINIKHNLQNDFSKEHINKTQLNILDYLKLLNAVHGVPSGKHIRYTFAPELKSTFSKTESNKGSMTFNESEYSWESYTSVINPPIRNTSNITNKGLFGIQETSVYMTLSDNFCRNRTSSTQATASINKCFQVSNESPHSASTIAISTDYCSTCTVSTLPYRASKQVPDTLTNPKIYFFGRKKNESKQKGMGSTCSHTKLQKTSQTSTHAIKSERKSPRSSLGSDSNTSMQKSKTVSKPKPSKTSKGAATTIVTSKTVTIKDEKQLKPCPALKGMTKGDMTVTVSHIIIGPKESCPVHGNEPCQGPKCVLASSGEEQGPVKVTSVNNPRRGVFEIVIRKLTGAPLAKNELMLEWTPPPSRPPTCSGPCPLSCLPSGSYRPSKCKLIVCRPAKHSKCCKKKPCGQPCSTLPCKPCRKCYKKTCCGSPCNPCKPCLPPSCSAPCGRPACASPCKSSPCLRPCPVGRKRQRRSRSQPKIKSHHKRISPCYNRSKTCPVVRCSSVPGPCIGCCSAQPLCLPLKCCSSVPCKPPKACASACSSCCG from the exons ATGCCGAATCAAAACGATAGCCTCTTCCTCCTCGAGGTGCTCATTGATAAAGTAGTATTTGTGAAAAGTCCTTGTTTTTCTGATAAGGATTTCAGAACTTGCGTCAACATACAATGTCCAGGAGTCGAGCCTCTAGAAATATGTGATGATGAGCCCGGAGCATGCATAGCAAAAAGCACCGGTCCTTTTATAAAATCATTTAACAATGGAAAATCCTGCCTGTTTTCTCTCACTGAGAGTGATATTTCGAAAGCCATGGCTAAGTATCCAATAAAGATATCAGTGTATAAATCCTTGCCATGCGGCTGTCTCCCTACTAAAATAACAATGGGAGAATGTGAAATTGATATGACTAAAGAATTCGTGGAAGCGCGCAAAACCTTTCTGGAAGATCCAACGAATGTTAGCTATCAAGCTCTTAAAGATTCATTCCGGATTGTCGGACCCGATGGTTCCGAAACCGGGGAAATCGTCATGTTTTTGCGTATATCTTGTTTTGGCAACCTTATTATCACTAAATTCCAAGGACCAGGTGGTTCACCAAACCTCGGAAATGAGAGAGGTTCTGCTATCGTCGATAGATCATGCGCACCGAACAAAGATTTTCAAAGTATACAAGACCCGTGCGCATGCGGTGCAGCACGAGGGTCGGTTGGTGGTACAACTGGTGCAGGACAGCCTTGCGACGTAAGAGGTGGAACTGGAGTTTGTACGCCAG CTAGAGATCCTTATAACAGTATGCCTTGCGAAAATCCTGATGATCCTTGTTACTGTTCGGGACCTAAATCACAGCCCAAGGAACAAATGGTGTGTCGCAATACTGACCAGTATTGTTTACACGTACCTAAAG GTACCTGGCTGAAAATGCCGTCTTATCAAGAATTGAAGAATGAAAAATCATTGATAAATATTAAACATAATCTTCAAAACGACTTCTCCAAAGAACATATTAACAAAACACAGCTGAatattttagattatttaaaattattaaatgctGTACATGGAGTTCCTTCTGGAAAACATATACGATATACTTTCGCTCCTGAATTGAAATCAACATTTTCAAAAACAGAGTCAAATAAAGGCTCAATGACCTTTAATGAATCGGAATATAGTTGGGAATCTTATACTTCAGTCATAAATCCACCTATTCGAAATACTAGTAATATCACAAATAAAGGCCTATTTGGTATACAAGAAACTTCAGTATACATGACTTTATCAGACAACTTTTGCCGTAATCGAACTTCAAGTACACAAGCTACAGCAtcaataaataagtgttttcaAGTTTCAAACGAATCGCCTCATTCAGCAAGTACTATTGCCATATCTACAGACTACTGTTCAACTTGCACTGTATCAACACTACCATATCGTGCGTCTAAACAAGTACCAGATACCTTAACAAAtcccaaaatatatttttttggaagaaaaaaaaatgaaagtaaaCAAAAGGGGATGGGATCTACGTGTTCACATACAAAACTACAAAAAACAAGCCAAACTTCAACTCACGCAATAAAAAGTGAAAGAAAATCGCCAAGATCGAGTTTGGGGTCAGATTCAAATACATCTATGCAGAAATcaaaaacagtttcaaaaccaaAACCAAGTAAGACTTCAAAAGGAGCTGCAACCACTATAGTTACCTCTAAAACTGTGACTATAAAAGATGAAAAACAGCTGAAACCCTGTCCAGCTTTAAAAGGCATGACTAAAGGGGATATGACGGTGACTGTTTCTCACATAATAATCGGACCTAAGGAATCATGTCCCGTTCATGGAAATGAACCTTGTCAAGGACCAAAATGTGTATTAGCATCATCCGGAGAGGAACAAGGGCCAGTAAAGGTTACCTCAGTGAATAATCCAAGAAGAGGGGTATTTGAAATAGTCATTAGAAAATTGACCGGGGCACCATTAGCAAAAAATGAGTTGATGTTAGAGTGGACCCCACCACCCTCTCGACCACCAACTTGCAGCGGTCCATGTCCATTATCTTGCCTTCCATCTGGTTCTTATCGTCCATCAAAATGTAAATTGATAGTTTGCCGACCTGCAAAACACTCCAAATGTTGTAAGAAAAAGCCATGTGGACAACCATGTAGCACACTGCCGTGCAAACCTTGTAGAAAGTGTTACAAAAAAACTTGCTGTGGTAGTCCATGCAACCCCTGTAAGCCTTGCTTACCACCCTCATGCTCAGCACCTTGCGGCAGGCCCGCATGTGCTTCGCCGTGCAAAAGTTCACCATGTCTTCGGCCTTGCCCTGTTGGACGCAAGCGTCAACGCAGGTCTCGCAGCCAACCTAAAATTAAATCGCATCACAAAAGGATTTCACCATGTTACAACCGTTCAAAAACGTGCCCCGTCGTTCGATGTAGTAGCGTGCCTGGCCCTTGCATCGGGTGTTGCTCCGCGCAGCCGTTGTGCTTACCACTAAAGTGTTGTTCATCGGTTCCATGCAAACCGCCTAAAGCATGTGCGAGTGCATGTTCGTCATGCTGCGGATAG
- the LOC123880126 gene encoding uncharacterized protein LOC123880126, giving the protein MPHPEYPQSNVAKFSGYDPDKYALDEVSPTVTTDESLTPNQPAHLTQRTINKFLRPLTKDLDEVPPRPTINELTDAIIDKMVQKDKAFWVDKPGANAYTLTDAYYNYGMTTEKVLPPHQDVFPRSYQYDLDCVKYRRQHACDGLKQTGDIQKPLAAYCHTCTKKISAKGNKYAASSDSMQKRWRYYPDLTAPLTPQQIRQSMDEVGRPFKNEACNWYYKNYPPVKYNCIMRKFSK; this is encoded by the exons ATGCCACATCCAGAATATCCACAaagcaatgtcgcaaagtttagTGGCTATGATCCAGACAA ATACGCATTAGATGAAGTCTCACCAACTGTAACAACTGATGAGAGTTTAACACCTAACCAGCCGGCTCATTTGACCCAGCGAACCATCAATAAGTTTCTCCGGCCTTTGACAAAAGATCTAGACGAAGTACCACCAAG ACCAACTATAAATGAACTAACTGATGCTATAATCGACAAGATGGTTCAAAAAGACAAAGCGTTTTGGGTGGACAAACCAGGTGCCAACGCTTATACGCTAACAGAtgcttattataattatggtaTGACTACGGAGAAAGTCTTGCCac CTCATCAAGATGTGTTTCCACGTTCATATCAGTACGACCTGGACTGTGTCAAGTACCGACGCCAGCACGCCTGTGATGGATTGAAACAAACTGGGGATATTCAG aaACCTTTGGCTGCTTATTGTCACACATGTACTAAAAAAATATCtgcaaaaggaaataaatatgCAGCTTCATCGGATTCAATGCAGAAGCGATGGCGGTACTATCCGGACCTTACAGCTCCGTTGACGCCACAACAAATACGCCAATCAATGGATGA ggTAGGACGACCATTCAAAAATGAAGCTTGCAATTGGTACTACAAAAATTATCCACCAGTTAAATATAATTGTATCATGCGGAAATTCTCAAAATAA
- the LOC123880127 gene encoding uncharacterized protein LOC123880127 — protein MMLIKIFLVCLMLSGCCSADMDVFESLYEAQEQGGKAMACVSDISYKNPRSCPGVLWRQSWLLVRASCLKYASDTYVQKGISNCTRNNSTITPSNPQCDEEKCIRFITAVYMHPRFPAIDLAMLRLNAPFSTETHAFSYDLELKLDNWEKFITDYYSTTTEGNIQIRHYQMYTTPVKMFVITVVLPTVSFALFFLYVVFYTGSSDKVLGIPYTNLTNKEENQKCN, from the coding sequence ATGAtgcttataaaaatatttttagtgtgcTTAATGCTAAGCGGCTGCTGTAGCGCAGACATGGACGTGTTTGAAAGCCTGTACGAAGCGCAAGAACAGGGGGGTAAAGCAATGGCCTGTGTGTCGGATATTTCGTACAAGAACCCTCGCTCATGCCCGGGTGTTTTATGGCGGCAGTCTTGGCTGCTCGTGCGGGCCTCCTGTCTCAAATATGCAAGCGATACATATGTGCAGAAGGGGATCTCTAACTGCACTAGGAACAATTCAACCATAACGCCATCGAACCCGCAATGTGATGAAGAAAAGTGCATCCGGTTCATAACAGCGGTTTACATGCATCCGCGGTTCCCGGCGATCGACCTGGCCATGCTCCGCCTAAATGCTCCCTTCTCCACCGAAACCCACGCTTTTAGTTATGACTTAGAACTAAAACTAGATAATTGGGAGAAATTCATTACCGATTATTATAGCACTACCACCGAGGGAAACATCCAAATAAGACATTATCAAATGTACACTACTCCCGTAAAAATGTTTGTAATCACTGTTGTCCTCCCTACTGTCTcgtttgctttatttttcttgtACGTTGTGTTCTATACGGGTTCTTCTGATAAGGTATTGGGCATACCATACACAAACCTAACAAATAAGGAAGAAAATCAAAAATGTAActaa
- the LOC123880135 gene encoding uncharacterized protein LOC123880135, translating to MDAKGTQVHAKAKQSKSRAGPCPWLCNPVPTSVPAPGKAQAVIHPRKDVFVLKVAKIGPNGDRRCKMELELVTPKRSEKPVPFRLDTREVQCEPEVDPCCCNKPKKKRK from the exons ATGGATGCAAAAGGTACACAAGTGCATGCCAAGGCAAAGCAATCTAAATCAAGAGCAGGTCCGTGTCCATGGCTCTGTAACCCAGTACCAACTAGTGTGCCCGCCCCCGGTAAAGCACAGGCTGTTATACATCCTAGAAAAGATGTGTTCGTTCTGAAG GTTGCAAAAATAGGGCCAAACGGTGACCGTCGTTGCAAGATGGAACTGGAACTGGTGACGCCTAAAAGATCTGAGAAGCCTGTCCCCTTCCGCCTGGATACTAGAGAAGTTCAATGTGAACCGGAAGTTGATCCTTGCTGTTGCAACAAACCAAAAAAGAAGAGGAAATAA
- the LOC123880108 gene encoding uncharacterized protein LOC123880108 isoform X2 — protein sequence MPNQNDSLFLLEVLIDKVVFVKSPCFSDKDFRTCVNIQCPGVEPLEICDDEPGACIAKSTGPFIKSFNNGKSCLFSLTESDISKAMAKYPIKISVYKSLPCGCLPTKITMGECEIDMTKEFVEARKTFLEDPTNVSYQALKDSFRIVGPDGSETGEIVMFLRISCFGNLIITKFQGPGGSPNLGNERGSAIVDRSCAPNKDFQSIQDPCACGAARGSVGGTTGAGQPCDVRGGTGVCTPARDPYNSMPCENPDDPCYCSGPKSQPKEQMVCRNTDQYCLHVPKGRTKEFEEIGTTLGGNELKIKVPASASIIKKISQTHCMMQCPYTKGAADGGPCEPPCGKNQISLALPTENICCQGAQPAETQFTCTTEGCIQAAKHGQQAALARGDGKPHLELPNRDVFVLKVAKTAMVNEKKCKLELELVTPKGPDKKPPTKKMNSCLQSDLDCSCCVDCCPTGNKVVFQIPTDSCDLGHRQRAHFNFSSDGVGDLARDEPGQLMPTTTQDYPGVVYDFPSQVIKLRIGKTIEMPGRKTKLEYQFITPVMTHEKVVPVKDTRTAQCMPTCSPCCPVYSRCK from the exons ATGCCGAATCAAAACGATAGCCTCTTCCTCCTCGAGGTGCTCATTGATAAAGTAGTATTTGTGAAAAGTCCTTGTTTTTCTGATAAGGATTTCAGAACTTGCGTCAACATACAATGTCCAGGAGTCGAGCCTCTAGAAATATGTGATGATGAGCCCGGAGCATGCATAGCAAAAAGCACCGGTCCTTTTATAAAATCATTTAACAATGGAAAATCCTGCCTGTTTTCTCTCACTGAGAGTGATATTTCGAAAGCCATGGCTAAGTATCCAATAAAGATATCAGTGTATAAATCCTTGCCATGCGGCTGTCTCCCTACTAAAATAACAATGGGAGAATGTGAAATTGATATGACTAAAGAATTCGTGGAAGCGCGCAAAACCTTTCTGGAAGATCCAACGAATGTTAGCTATCAAGCTCTTAAAGATTCATTCCGGATTGTCGGACCCGATGGTTCCGAAACCGGGGAAATCGTCATGTTTTTGCGTATATCTTGTTTTGGCAACCTTATTATCACTAAATTCCAAGGACCAGGTGGTTCACCAAACCTCGGAAATGAGAGAGGTTCTGCTATCGTCGATAGATCATGCGCACCGAACAAAGATTTTCAAAGTATACAAGACCCGTGCGCATGCGGTGCAGCACGAGGGTCGGTTGGTGGTACAACTGGTGCAGGACAGCCTTGCGACGTAAGAGGTGGAACTGGAGTTTGTACGCCAG CTAGAGATCCTTATAACAGTATGCCTTGCGAAAATCCTGATGATCCTTGTTACTGTTCGGGACCTAAATCACAGCCCAAGGAACAAATGGTGTGTCGCAATACTGACCAGTATTGTTTACACGTACCTAAAG GTCGCACAAAGGAATTCGAGGAAATAGGCACGACTCTTGGTGGCAACGAGCTAAAGATAAAGGTTCCCGCCAGTGCTTCCATCATTAAGAAGATAAGTCAAACACATTGTATGATGCAATGTCCTTACACTAAAGGAGCTGCAGACGGCGGACCATGCGAGCCACCATGTGGAAAGAATCAAATAAGTTTAGCTCTTCCAACCGAAAACATTTGTTGTCAAGGAGCACAACCTGCTGAAACACAATTTACTTGTACAACGGAAGGTTGCATCCAAGCGGCCAAGCATGGTCAACAAGCAGCTTTGGCGCGTGGTGACGGCAAACCACATCTTGAGTTACCAAATCGAGACGTATTTGTGTTAAAAGTAGCAAAAACTGCCATGGTTAATGAAAAGAAATGTAAATTAGAGCTCGAGCTTGTCACGCCCAAAGGACCTGATAAAAAACCTCCGACCAAGAAAATGAACTCTTGTCTACAATCAGATCTTGACTGTAGTTGTTGTGT AGATTGCTGTCCCACTGGAAACAAGGTTGTGTTCCAAATTCCTACGGATTCTTGCGACCTTGGCCACAGACAACGTGcacactttaatttttcttcGGATGGAGTGGGAGACTTAGCCAGAGATGAACCTGGCCAACTTATGCCTACGACAACACAAGATTATCCAGGCGTTGTATACGATTTTCCATCACAAGTGATAAAATTGAGGATCGGCAAGACTATCGAAATGCCCGGCAGAAAAACAAAACTTGAATATCAATTTATTACACCTGTTATGACACATGAGAAAGTGGTGCCAGTTAAAGATACACGCACTGCGCAATGTATGCCAACGTGTTCGCCCTGTTGTCCTGTGTATTCTAGATGCAAATAA